Proteins from a genomic interval of Equus quagga isolate Etosha38 chromosome 13, UCLA_HA_Equagga_1.0, whole genome shotgun sequence:
- the MAP3K10 gene encoding mitogen-activated protein kinase kinase kinase 10 yields the protein MGGGGGFLRDPAHRTPGRVRGQSYHPWRTPSALRGPTVARGWQRGSGGWETGDRPQGLTAGDYNSQAAPRRRRRARHSGIAGGPGKRGLPQPPAPPPWRRRWGGAAKEWGATPAGPVWTAVFDYEAAGDEELTLRRGDRVQVLSQDWAVSGDEGWWTGRLPSGRVGVFPSNYVTPGPPAAPAGLQLPQEIPFHELQLEEIIGVGGFGKVYRALWRGEEVAVKAARLDPERDPAVTAEQVRQEARLFGALQHPNIIALRGACLSPPHLCLVMEYARGGALSRVLAGRRVPPHVLVNWAVQVARGMNYLHNDAPVPIIHRDLKSINILILEAIENHNLADTVLKITDFGLAREWHKTTKMSAAGTYAWMAPEVIRLSLFSKSSDVWSFGVLLWELLTGEVPYREIDALAVAYGVAMNKLTLPIPSTCPEPFARLLEECWDPDPHGRPDFGSILKQLEAIEQSALFQMPLESFHSLQEDWKLEIQHMFDDLRTKEKELRSREEELLRAAQEQRFQEEQLRRREQELAEREMDIVERELHLLMCQLSQEKPRVRKRRGNFKRSRLLKLREGGSHISLPSGFEHKITVQASPTLDKRKGSDGASPPASPSIIPRLRAIRLTPVDGGGGGSSGSSSGGSVTWGRSGPPKKEELVGGKKKGRTWGPSSTLQKERAGGEERLKALGEGSKQWSSSAPNLGKSPKHTPIAPGFASLNEMEEFAEAAGGGSVPPSPYSTPAYLTAPLPAERSPGPPPARPAPGGRRRCELALLGCASLLGAVGLGADLAEARAADGEEQRRWLDGLFFARAGRGPPARSPGRRDDPGPGLAPSATLVSLSSVSDCNSTRSLLRSDSDEAAPAAPSPPPSPPAPSPNPLVDLELESFKKDPRQSLTPTHVTAARAVSRGHRRTPSDGALGQRGAPEPAGPGPGPRDPLDFPRLPDPQALFPTRRRPPEFPGRPTTLTFAPRPRPAASRPRLDPRKLVSFGRTLSISPPSRPDSPESPGPPSVQPTLLDMDMEGQSQDSTVPLCEAQGSR from the exons ATGGGGGGAGGTGGCGGATTCTTGAGG GATCCTGCCCACCGGACCCCAGGGAGGGTCCGAGGCCAGTCTTATCACCCCTGGAGGACTCCTTCGGCCCTGCGGGGTCCCACTGTGGCCCGAGGCTGGCAGCGGGGCTCTGGGGGCTGGGAGACTGGGGACCGGCCTCAAGGCCTCACAGCCGGAGACTACAACTCCCAGGCGGcaccgcggcggcggcggcgagcaCGTCACTCAGGCATCGCCGGCGGCCCCGGGAAGCG CGGCCTCCCGCagcccccggcccctcccccatggaggaggaggtgggggggggcggCCAAGGAGTGGGGCGCGACCCCCGCGGGGCCCGTCTGGACCGCTGTGTTCGACTACGAGGCGGCGGGCGACGAGGAGCTGACCCTGCGGAGGGGCGACCGCGTCCAGGTGCTTTCCCAGGACTGGGCCGTGTCCGGCGACGAAGGCTGGTGGACCGGGCGGCTACCCAGCGGCCGCGTGGGCGTCTTCCCCAGCAACTACGTGACCCCCGGCCCCCCCGCCGCGCCCGCGGGCCTGCAGCTGCCCCAGGAGATCCCCTTCCACGAGCTGCAGCTCGAGGAGATCATCGGGGTAGGGGGCTTCGGCAAGGTCTATCGGGCCCTGTGGCGTGGCGAGGAGGTGGCCGTCAAGGCCGCCCGGCTGGACCCTGAGCGGGACCCGgcagtgacagcagagcaggTGCGCCAGGAGGCCCGGCTCTTCGGAGCCCTGCAGCACCCCAACATCATTGCCCTCAGAGGCGCCTGCCTCAGCCCCCCACACCTCTGCCTGGTGATGGAGTATGCCAGGGGGGGCGCGCTGAGCAGGGTGCTGGCGGGTCGCCGGGTGCCCCCTCACGTGCTGGTCAACTGGGCCGTGCAGGTGGCCCGGGGCATGAACTACCTACACAATGATGCCCCTGTGCCCATCATCCACCGGGACCTCAAGTCCATCAACA TCCTTATCCTGGAGGCCATCGAGAACCACAACCTCGCAGACACGGTGCTCAAGATTACGGACTTCGGCCTCGCCCGCGAGTGGCACAAGACCACCAAAATGAGCGCTGCGGGGACGTACGCCTGGATGGCTCCGGAGGTCATccgtctctccctcttctccaaaAGCAGTGACGTCTGGAG CTTCGGGGTGCTGCTCTGGGAGCTGCTGACAGGGGAGGTCCCCTACCGTGAAATCGACGCCTTGGCCGTGGCATATGGCGTGGCTATGAACAAGCTGACGCTGCCCATCCCCTCCACCTGCCCCGAGCCCTTTGCCCGCCTACTGGAGG aaTGCTGGGACCCAGACCCCCACGGGCGGCCAGATTTCGGCAGCATCTTGAAGCAGCTGGAGGCCATCGAGCAGTCGGCCCTGTTCCAGATGCCGCTGGAGTCCTTCCACTCGCTGCAGGAGGACTGGAAGCTAGAGATCCAGCACATGTTCGATGACCTCCGCACCAAGGAGAAG GAGCTGCGGAGCCGCGAGGAGGAGCTGCTGCGGGCGGCGCAGGAGCAGCGCTTCCAGGAGGAGCAGCTGCGGCGGCGGGAGCAGGAGCTGGCCGAGCGCGAGATGGACATCGTGGAGCGCGAGCTGCACCTGCTCATGTGCCAGCTGAGCCAGGAGAAGCCGCGGGTCCGCAAACGCAGGGGCAACTTCAAGCGCAGCCGCCTGCTCAAGCTGCGGGAAGGCGGCAGCCACATCAGCCTGCCCTCCG GCTTCGAGCATAAGATCACAGTCCAGGCCTCTCCAACCCTGGATAAGCGGAAAGGATCcgacggggccagcccccccgcGAGCCCCAGCATCATCCCCCGGCTGAGGGCCATTCGCC TGACCCCCGTGGATGGTGGTGGCGGcggcagcagtggcagcagcagtggtggcagtgTGACATGGGGCCGCAGCGGGCCCCCAAAGAAGGAAGAACTGGTTGGGGGCAAGAAGAAGGGCCGCACGTGGGGGCCCAGCTCCACCCTGCAGAAGGAgcgggctggaggagaggagag GCTGAAGGCCCTGGGGGAAGGGAGCAAACAGTGGTCATCGAGCGCCCCCAACCTGGGCAAATCCCCCAAACACACCCCCATCGCCCCTGGCTTCGCCAGCCTCAATGAGATGG AGGAGTTCGCGGAGGCGGCGGGCGGCGGCAGCGTGCCCCCCTCCCCGTACAGCACCCCGGCCTACCTCACGGCGCCGCTGCCGGCCGAGCGCTCCCCGGGGCCGCCCCCCGCGCGACCCGCGCCCGGCGGCCGGCGGCGCTGCGAGCTGGCCCTGCTGGGCTGCGCCTCGCTGCTGGGCGCCGTGGGCCTGGGCGCCGACCTGGCCGAGGCGCGCGCCGCTGACGGCGAGGAGCAGCGGCGCTGGCTCGACGGGCTCTTCTTCGCCCGCGCCGGCCGCGGCCCACCCGCCCGCTCCCCAGGCCGCCGCGACGACCCCGGCCCGGGCCTGGCGCCCTCGGCCACCCTCGTGTCGCTGTCGTCCGTGTCCGACTGCAACTCCACGCGCTCGCTGCTGCGCTCCGACAGCGACGAGGCCGCGCCGGCCGCGCCCTCCCCGCCGCCCTCCCCGCCCGCGCCCAGCCCCAACCCCCTGGTGGACCTGGAGCTGGAGAGCTTCAAGAAGGACCCCCGCCAGTCGCTCACGCCCACCCACGTCACGGCCGCGCGCGCCGTGAGCCGCGGGCACAGGCGGACGCCGTCGGACGGGGCGCTGGGGCAGCGGGGGGCGCCCGAGCCCGCGGGCCCCGGCCCTG GCCCTAGAGACCCCCTGGACTTCCCTCGCCTGCCCGACCCCCAGGCCCTGTTCCCAACCCGCCGCCGGCCCCCCGAGTTCCCTGGCCGCCCCACCACCCTGACCTTCGCCCCGAGACCCCGGCCTGCCGCCAGCCGCCCCCGCCTGGACCCCAGGAAACTGGTCTCCTTTGGCCGGACACTCAGCATCTCGCCTCCCAGCAGGCCGGACAGTCCGGAGAGCCCCGGGCCCCCCAGCGTGCAGCCCACGCTGCTTGACATGGACAtggaggggcagagccaggacagcACCGTGCCCCTGTGCGAGGCCCAGGGCTCCCGCTGA
- the CCNP gene encoding cyclin-P, with protein sequence MLSPAASLDPQPPSTPRADGVPAGTSAYAVRPPGPCAPPGLEEALSALGLEGEREYAGDIFAEVMVCRALPRRALPSTVTAEMRALVVDWLVQVHEYLGLAGDTLYLAVHLLDSYLREGRVRLHRLQLLGVACLFVACKMEECVLPEPASLCLLGAGSFSRAELLRAERRILSRLDFRLHHPGPLLCLGLLSALARSGPQVTLLATYFLELSLLEAEAAGWEPARRAAAALSLAHRVLDGAGSGPEPALYRYGCGRGALGLQRPIFLDAVLTVSENERQLWGRRVHLDLAFLGVREGCVCLVWRCLSMGCLSGFGDPSPCPRVGERRSPGPEDALRCGVEKERSVGLESPSSPCGRERGSFSLLEPLPRTHGTGWQGECLFSHPVSTGRSWMSPRPQPHSFPPRGSWLSPSRALRGESGVVPSSAPPGRSLDDGPRVRSRESPRAVLGDPSQRVFSASEDRSCPPLPLPQFPRLPAAAPRSWARSSRAWPAPRSGVPRPAAPPSSSSTRGPSAGAPASPPPACSAARSPGLPEPGDRIEEDSVCVRLPFQ encoded by the exons ATGCTG AGTCCAGCTGCCTCCCTCGACCCACAGCCTCCGAGCACGCCCCGCGCCGACGGCGTCCCCGCGGGCACGAGCGCCTACGCCGTGCGCCCCCCGGGGCCGTGCGCGCCGCCGGGGCTGGAGGAGGCGCTGAGCgcgctggggctggagggagaacgCGAGTACGCCGGGGACATCTTCGCCGAGGTCATG GTGTGCCGCGCGCTGCCCAGGAGGGCCCTGCCGAGCACCGTGACCGCGGAGATGCGCGCGCTCGTGGTGGACTGGCTGGTCCAGGTGCAC GAGTACCTGGGCCTGGCAGGGGACACGCTCTACCTGGCCGTGCACCTGCTCGATTCCTACCTGCGCGAGGGCCGAGTGCGCCTACACCGCCTGCAGCTGCTGGGCGTGGCCTGCCTCTTCGTGGCGTGCAAGATGGAAGAGTGCGTGCTTCCCGAG CccgcctccctctgcctcctgggcgCCGGCTCCTTCTCGCGGGCGGAGCTTCTGCGCGCCGAGCGCCGCATCCTGAGCCGCCTGGATTTCCGGCTGCACCACCCGGGCCCGCTGCTGTGCCTCGGGCTGCTGTCCGCGCTGGCCCGGAGCGGCCCCCAG GTGACGCTCCTTGCCACCTACTTCCTGGAGCTGTCCCTGCTGGAGGCCGAGGCCGCGGGCTGGGAGCCCGCTCGGCGCGCAGCTGCGGCGCTGAGCCTGGCGCACCGCGTGCTGGACGGGGCGGGCTCCGGGCCCGAGCCGGCGCTTTACAGGTACGGCTGTGGCCGAGGGGCTCTGGGGCTCCAGCGACCTATCTTCCTGGACGCTGTCTTGACCGTCTCAGAGAATGAGAGACAATTATGGGGGAGGAGGGTGCACCTCGACTTGGCTTTTCTGGGTGTGAGAGAAGGATGTGTCTGTCTGGTCTGGAGGTGTCTGAGCATGGGGTGTTTGTCTGGATTTGGGGACCCTTCACCTTGCcccagggtgggagagaggagatcCCCGGGCCCGGAAGATGCTCTGCGTTGCGGGGTTGAGAAGGAGAGGTCTGTCGGCCTCGAGTCGCCCAGCTCCCCTTGTGGCCGCGAACGGGGCTCCTTTTCGCTGCTCGAGCCTCTTCCCCGTACCCATGGCACCGGGTGGCAGGGTGAATGTCTTTTCTCCCATCCCGTGTCCACGGGGCGGAGCTGGATGTCACCTcgtccccagccccactccttccctccccgCGGGTCCTGGCTCTCCCCAAGCCGCGCCCTGCGGGGAGAATCGGGGGTCGTCCCCTCCTCCGCGCCCCCCGGTCGCTCTCTAGATGATGGGCCTCGTGTCCGATCTCGAGAGAGCCCCCGAGCGGTCCTCGGGGACCCAAGTCAACGCGTCTTCTCAGCCTCCGAGGACAGGTCGTGTCCACCGctgcccctgcctcagtttccccgtctccCCGCCGCAGCCCCGCGGAGCTGGGCCCGCTCGAGCCGTGCATGGCCCGCGCCGCGCTCCGGGGTCCCGCGCCCGGCCGCGCCGCCATCTTCCTCAAGTACGCGCGGCCCCAGCGCCGGGGCACCAGCCTCGCCGCCGCCCGCCTGCTCCGCCGCCCGCAGCCCGGGCCTCCCTGAGCCCGGGGACCGCATCGAAGAAGACTCCGTGTGTGTCCGTCTCCCGTTTCAATAA
- the TTC9B gene encoding tetratricopeptide repeat protein 9B, with protein sequence MQRGALSPVLMLSAAPEPPPRPPPALSPPGPGPCHGSARPGPAPEPSGGLGAALDSSLRAAVAFKAEGQRCYREKKFREAIGKYHRALLQLKAAQGARPGGLPAPAPGPATSPGPARLSEEQRRLVENTEVECYDSLTACLLQSELVNYERVREYCLKVLEKQQGNFKATYRAGIAFYHLGDYTRALRYLQEARSREPTDTNVLRYIQLTQLKMNRCGLQREDSGAGAGAGTRDVIG encoded by the exons ATGCAGCGCGGCGCGCTGTCCCCGGTGCTGATGCTCAGCGCTGCCCCGGAGCCTCCGCCGCGCCCGCCTCCCGCCCTCTCGCCGCCGGGCCCGGGCCCCTGCCATGGCTCAGCTCGGCCCGGTCCTGCCCCAGAGCCGTCGGGGGGCCTGGGCGCGGCGCTCGACAGCAGCCTGCGGGCCGCCGTGGCATTCAAGGCGGAGGGCCAGCGCTGCTACCGAGAGAAGAAGTTCCGGGAAGCCATCGGCAAGTATCATCGGGCGCTGCTGCAGCTGAAGGCGGCGCAGGGGGCCCGCCCTGGAGGcctgcccgcccccgcccccgggcccGCCACCAGCCCGGGGCCAGCCCGCCTCAGCGAGGAGCAGCGGCGCCTGGTGGAGAACACGGAGGTGGAATGTTATGACTCTCTCACGG CCTGCCTGCTGCAGTCGGAGCTGGTGAACTACGAGCGGGTGCGCGAGTACTGTCTCAAGgtgctggagaagcagcagggcAACTTCAAGGCCACCTACCGCGCCGGCATCGCCTTCTATCACCTGGGCGACTACACGCGCGCGCTGCGCTACCTGCAGGAGGCCCGCAGCCGGGAGCCCACAG ACACCAATGTCCTGCGCTACATCCAGCTGACTCAGCTGAAGATGAACCGGTGTGGCCTCCAGCGGGAAGACAgtggggccggggccggggctgggACGCGGGACGTCATTGGCTGA